In Verrucomicrobiales bacterium, one genomic interval encodes:
- a CDS encoding glycosyltransferase family 9 protein — translation MSAPSNQILVVRGGAIGDFILTLPVFSALRNTFPGTRLEVLGYPRVAELALKGALVDGVRALEDRPVARFFARNAELDPEWQSYFGSFAIIVSYLFDPDGIFEANIKRCSKAQFLKGPHRPPDSGPRHATQVLLEPLQRLAVFDADPVPQLQLSPFGRRTLVPGLPTPAERGTHSELEAWVQSAPTLAIHPGSGSETKNWPLASWQSLLKSVSTHTALQVLVVGGEAEGDRLEQVAAWLPAERRRVVRSLPLAEVGKLLSICAHFLGHDSGVSHLAAAVGCPCSILWGPTAEAVWRPLGSRVLLLKSPDGLAQLSPGTVFEALREI, via the coding sequence TTGAGCGCTCCCTCCAACCAAATTCTGGTGGTGCGAGGCGGAGCAATCGGTGATTTTATTCTCACACTTCCCGTCTTTAGCGCTCTCCGGAATACGTTTCCAGGAACTCGATTGGAAGTTCTGGGATATCCGCGCGTCGCGGAACTAGCGCTCAAAGGCGCGCTAGTAGACGGAGTCCGCGCGCTGGAGGACCGTCCGGTTGCCCGCTTCTTTGCCCGCAATGCGGAACTCGACCCGGAGTGGCAAAGCTACTTTGGATCCTTTGCCATCATCGTTTCCTACCTGTTTGATCCGGATGGTATTTTCGAAGCCAACATCAAACGCTGTTCCAAGGCTCAGTTCCTCAAAGGTCCGCATCGACCTCCCGACTCCGGCCCTCGTCACGCCACTCAGGTCCTCCTCGAGCCCTTGCAACGACTGGCAGTCTTCGACGCAGATCCGGTGCCGCAACTGCAGCTCAGCCCCTTCGGACGAAGAACCCTGGTGCCTGGCTTGCCAACCCCCGCCGAACGAGGCACGCACTCAGAACTTGAGGCCTGGGTTCAAAGTGCGCCCACCCTGGCAATTCACCCCGGCAGTGGCAGCGAGACCAAGAACTGGCCTCTGGCCAGCTGGCAGTCCTTGCTCAAGTCCGTGTCCACTCACACGGCTCTGCAGGTTCTGGTGGTGGGCGGAGAAGCGGAAGGAGATCGGCTCGAGCAGGTGGCCGCTTGGCTGCCCGCCGAGCGGCGTCGGGTAGTCAGAAGCCTCCCTCTAGCCGAGGTCGGAAAGCTGCTGAGCATCTGCGCCCATTTCCTGGGACATGACTCCGGGGTGTCGCACCTTGCCGCCGCCGTGGGATGTCCCTGCTCCATCCTGTGGGGCCCAACGGCCGAGGCAGTCTGGCGTCCGCTCGGCAGCCGCGTGCTCCTGCTCAAATCTCCGGATGGGCTGGCTCAGCTTTCTCCAGGCACGGTCTTCGAAGCCTTGCGGGAAATTTGA
- the lptB gene encoding LPS export ABC transporter ATP-binding protein, with amino-acid sequence MDASESGGGARSGGLLSTKDLRKEYRKRRVVDGVSIHVNAGEIVGLLGPNGAGKTTTFNMVVGGVRPDAGSVNFLGEDVTREAMHLRARRGVGYLTQEPSVFRKLTVEQNLLAILETCQMNRQERAIRLKYLLEELDLTRLSSSMAYQLSGGEKRRLEITRALVTSPKLLLLDEPFGGIDPIAVYEVQKIVRRLRDRGLGILITDHNVRETLKLVDRAYLIHKGQVVYEGGGPEMLQDPKAREIYLGPEFNM; translated from the coding sequence CTGGATGCCTCCGAGTCGGGAGGCGGAGCTCGCTCTGGTGGATTGCTTTCCACTAAGGACCTCAGGAAGGAGTATCGCAAGCGACGGGTGGTGGACGGTGTGTCCATCCATGTCAACGCGGGGGAGATTGTGGGCCTGCTGGGACCCAACGGGGCTGGCAAGACCACCACCTTCAATATGGTGGTGGGAGGAGTTCGCCCTGATGCGGGGTCGGTAAACTTCCTGGGCGAGGATGTCACGCGCGAGGCCATGCATCTGCGAGCGCGACGCGGGGTCGGTTACCTCACCCAGGAGCCGTCGGTCTTTCGCAAGCTCACGGTCGAGCAGAATTTGTTGGCCATCCTGGAGACGTGCCAGATGAACCGTCAGGAGCGGGCGATCCGCTTGAAGTATCTGCTGGAGGAACTCGATCTCACCCGTCTGTCATCCAGCATGGCGTATCAGCTGAGCGGCGGCGAGAAGCGGCGTTTGGAGATCACCCGCGCGCTGGTGACCAGCCCCAAGCTGTTGTTGCTGGATGAGCCATTCGGTGGCATTGATCCCATTGCGGTCTATGAGGTGCAGAAGATTGTGCGTCGGCTGCGCGACCGGGGCTTGGGCATTTTGATCACCGACCACAATGTGCGCGAAACCTTGAAGCTGGTGGATCGGGCCTATCTGATCCACAAGGGGCAGGTGGTGTATGAAGGAGGTGGGCCGGAGATGCTGCAGGATCCCAAGGCTCGCGAGATTTATCTCGGGCCTGAGTTTAACATGTAG
- the hprK gene encoding HPr(Ser) kinase/phosphatase: MKQQPVTVERFYTENTGVWGLKLVAGAGGLKRLIKEPTVNRPGLALAGFTKYFAKLRIQVIGAAEATFLKSLPMDERIKRYQILLSAKVPCVVYSRNLHPDKIFLKLAEEADISVFVCPMITMKFINLATLALENLFASRGSEMGSMVDILGMGVIIKGESGIGKSECVLALIERGYSLVADDITRVTLLDGKEVIGSCAELTRNHMEVRGIGIINVAAMFGVRSIRSQKRVDLVVSLRTWNEVPDVDRLGMEDEHVKILGVGIPHITIPVRPGRDIARLVEVAAFQTKLKSSGYNPAKELNERLLAQMSPSSGL, from the coding sequence ATGAAACAGCAACCCGTAACGGTCGAGCGCTTTTACACGGAAAACACGGGGGTCTGGGGCCTGAAACTGGTCGCGGGCGCCGGCGGACTCAAACGGCTCATCAAGGAGCCGACCGTAAATCGTCCAGGTCTCGCGCTGGCCGGCTTTACCAAGTACTTCGCCAAGCTGCGGATTCAGGTGATCGGTGCCGCCGAAGCCACGTTCCTCAAGTCCTTACCCATGGACGAGCGGATCAAGCGATACCAAATCCTGCTCTCCGCCAAGGTCCCCTGCGTGGTCTACAGCCGGAATCTCCATCCCGACAAGATTTTCCTGAAGCTCGCCGAGGAGGCCGACATCTCGGTGTTCGTCTGTCCGATGATCACCATGAAGTTCATTAATCTGGCCACCCTGGCGCTCGAGAATCTTTTCGCCTCCCGAGGCAGCGAGATGGGCAGTATGGTGGACATTTTGGGCATGGGAGTGATCATCAAGGGGGAGAGTGGGATCGGAAAAAGCGAGTGCGTGCTGGCCCTGATCGAGCGAGGCTACAGCCTCGTGGCGGACGATATCACGCGGGTCACACTGCTGGATGGAAAGGAAGTGATCGGGAGTTGCGCTGAGCTGACGCGCAATCACATGGAGGTTCGCGGGATCGGCATCATCAATGTCGCGGCGATGTTCGGCGTGCGCAGCATCCGAAGCCAGAAACGGGTGGACTTGGTGGTGTCGCTGCGAACGTGGAACGAGGTCCCGGATGTCGATCGTCTGGGCATGGAGGATGAGCATGTGAAAATCCTAGGCGTTGGGATTCCGCATATCACGATACCGGTGCGGCCTGGACGTGACATTGCCCGGCTCGTCGAGGTGGCGGCCTTCCAAACCAAGCTCAAGTCTTCAGGCTACAATCCGGCCAAGGAGCTGAACGAACGCCTGCTCGCCCAAATGAGCCCGTCGTCCGGTCTCTGA
- a CDS encoding DUF393 domain-containing protein has translation MTMSQRQTHLVLYDDSCSLCTFQMRVITWLDWFSCVSLVPISHPTTATLAPDLTPAALQEAIHCITPAGRVYRGARAIRFLSARMPLAWLLALVLWIPGVIWVAEIIYRWISRNRHLLSRFFGCQGACTIMPVRDRVNERAYDAPPPTPRA, from the coding sequence ATGACCATGTCTCAGCGCCAGACGCATCTAGTTCTCTACGACGACAGTTGCTCGCTCTGCACCTTTCAGATGCGGGTGATCACCTGGTTGGATTGGTTTAGCTGCGTGAGCCTCGTCCCAATCTCACATCCCACTACCGCCACACTCGCTCCGGATCTGACGCCGGCCGCTTTGCAGGAAGCCATCCATTGCATCACCCCCGCGGGACGAGTTTATCGTGGAGCGCGGGCGATCCGTTTCCTCAGCGCTCGCATGCCGCTGGCCTGGCTACTGGCCCTCGTTCTTTGGATCCCTGGAGTGATCTGGGTGGCGGAGATCATCTACCGCTGGATCAGCCGCAACCGCCACCTGCTCAGTCGCTTCTTCGGCTGCCAGGGCGCATGCACGATCATGCCGGTGCGGGACCGCGTTAACGAGCGTGCCTACGACGCTCCACCCCCCACCCCACGAGCTTGA
- a CDS encoding metal ABC transporter ATP-binding protein — protein MSAPTQSGLADRGGEPATSEPPPLEVHDLTLAYQKKPVLWGIDLQVPHGQLVGIVGPNGAGKSTLIKAVMGLLPLSSGWVKVFGKPANENLRRVGYVPQKESVDWDFPVSVMDVVLMGRYGHLGLLKRLRSEDYDIARDCLEKVKMLPYANRQIANLSGGQQQRVFLARALAQQSDLYLMDEPFAGVDAATEAAIITLLHELRSAGKTLLVVHHDLPTARNYFDMLILLNMRLVAFGPTEQVFTYELLQKTYGGRLTILSEVADAVRARSQ, from the coding sequence ATGAGTGCACCCACACAGTCTGGATTGGCGGATCGGGGCGGCGAGCCAGCTACTTCCGAGCCGCCACCGCTGGAGGTTCACGATTTGACACTGGCTTACCAAAAGAAGCCGGTGTTGTGGGGCATTGACCTTCAAGTGCCGCATGGGCAGCTGGTTGGCATCGTGGGCCCGAATGGAGCAGGCAAATCCACTCTGATCAAAGCCGTCATGGGTTTGCTACCCCTGAGCAGCGGCTGGGTGAAAGTGTTTGGCAAGCCGGCCAACGAGAATCTGCGTCGCGTCGGATACGTCCCGCAGAAGGAATCGGTGGACTGGGACTTTCCGGTCAGTGTCATGGACGTGGTGCTGATGGGACGCTACGGGCATCTGGGCCTGTTGAAGCGGTTGCGGTCGGAGGACTACGACATCGCGCGCGACTGTCTGGAGAAGGTGAAGATGCTTCCCTATGCCAATCGCCAGATCGCCAATCTGAGCGGGGGCCAGCAGCAGCGAGTGTTCCTGGCGCGGGCCCTGGCTCAGCAAAGTGACCTCTACCTGATGGACGAGCCTTTTGCCGGGGTGGATGCCGCGACGGAAGCTGCGATCATCACGCTCCTTCATGAACTTCGTTCGGCGGGAAAAACCCTGCTTGTGGTTCACCACGACCTGCCCACTGCCCGCAATTACTTCGACATGCTCATTCTGCTCAACATGCGCTTGGTCGCGTTTGGACCCACCGAGCAGGTATTTACCTACGAGCTGCTGCAGAAAACCTACGGCGGACGGCTGACCATCCTGTCGGAGGTTGCCGACGCCGTGCGGGCGCGAAGTCAATGA
- the mfd gene encoding transcription-repair coupling factor has protein sequence MANGGLFASIAAIPSISALAKQVGKESVLSLKRVPPGAQPFLAALLASLFPARPIVVVADGLKSQESFHQDLQTWLRSPEPKTPVVPLGSPPVVAQGPGTAHPVLFFPAWEILPHESKLPHADVISERLETLIALNTPRSSGDPAPVVVTNVVALQQRTFAPQVISQRSRTVKRGDRLDLLDFIEWLEAQGYEPEAQVNHKGELALRGGILDLFPLTSPWPVRLEFFGDDLESLRQFDPVTQISRESIESITLPPAGELGVLKREWREHAEAKAGEASKPRPELSSLCEHLPAGALFLFCEPESLAEHAALYRDQLPGDDPFLFPWDQLEAELDRRSVCRVELRDQAESELESGVGAGAEAGPEFQSLEAFRPITNSLPEAPVAEAQRKEFFNQLHRWLRQGYQVHVFCNNAGERQRFEEIWQDYGFDEGSPSKKPARPEIHLGSLARGFLLTEASTVVVTDAEIFGRYKVQRPRRLKSPHAAATRSALDIDFTEFEEGDYVVHVQYGIGRYQGLKRIGDGRGHRQSNPAESTGDECLVIEYAPPDDGQPAPKLYVPVSEAHLVSKYVGTGKARPPLNTIGGTRWAKAKAQAEDAVRDLAAELLSLQAARETQTGHAFPEDNTWQREFEGSFLYEETIDQMKAIRDAKRDMELPKPMDRLICGDVGYGKTEVAIRAAFKAVMGGKQVAVLVPTTVLAQQHYNTFRERMADYPVRVELLSRFRRPKEIRHVIEQLAVGGVDIVIGTHRLVQKDIQFKELGLVVIDEEQRFGVMHKERFKLLRRLVDVLTLSATPIPRTLYLALTGARDMSTIETPPQDRLPVETVVCQYDERVVRDAIQREINRQGQVFYLHNRVFDIEAVGTRLKTLVPHARILVGHGQMDPDDLEKVMTAFVNGEADVLLSTTIIESGIDIPNANTIIIDRADRFGLSDLYQLRGRVGRYKHQAYAYLLLPRHAGLLTDARKRISAIKQYSSLGSGFKIAMRDLEIRGAGNLLGPQQSGHITAVGFELYCQLLKQSVSALKGEKVRPRVEVQIRLDFLAMNPAEEREAAATETKPRAGSKKKIEISVPREVGTYYSDETVPDPDRDKASEPEPRSPAYIPMQYISDSKQRIEVYRKLAQVVDSSGLNRLNQELRDRFGPWPEAVQLLFQVQELKMLAADKDLTSIETKSGKLMLKRRGDYVLLGGMFPRLIKKTADARLKEIKKLLLTC, from the coding sequence CTGGCAAACGGGGGCTTGTTTGCCTCCATCGCTGCGATCCCCTCCATTTCTGCTCTGGCGAAACAGGTCGGGAAGGAGAGTGTTTTGTCGTTGAAGCGCGTTCCGCCCGGAGCGCAACCGTTCCTCGCCGCCCTCCTGGCCTCTCTTTTTCCTGCTCGCCCTATCGTGGTCGTTGCCGATGGGTTGAAGTCGCAGGAAAGTTTCCACCAAGATCTCCAGACCTGGCTGCGTTCACCCGAGCCTAAAACTCCCGTGGTCCCGCTCGGTTCGCCCCCCGTTGTCGCGCAAGGCCCCGGCACGGCCCATCCGGTGCTGTTTTTTCCGGCGTGGGAGATTCTTCCCCATGAATCCAAGTTGCCCCACGCCGACGTGATCAGCGAGCGGCTTGAAACCCTCATTGCCCTCAACACCCCCCGATCGAGCGGCGATCCCGCTCCGGTCGTGGTGACCAATGTGGTCGCCTTGCAGCAGCGGACCTTCGCCCCGCAGGTTATTAGCCAACGGTCGCGCACGGTCAAACGAGGGGATCGGTTGGATCTGCTCGATTTCATTGAATGGCTTGAAGCTCAGGGCTACGAACCCGAGGCGCAGGTGAACCATAAAGGCGAGCTGGCGCTTCGCGGGGGAATCCTGGATCTCTTTCCTCTGACCAGCCCCTGGCCTGTTCGCCTCGAATTCTTTGGCGACGATTTGGAGTCGCTTCGTCAATTCGATCCGGTTACCCAGATCTCCCGTGAATCGATCGAGTCGATCACCTTGCCTCCCGCCGGCGAGCTGGGGGTTCTGAAACGCGAATGGCGTGAGCACGCGGAAGCCAAGGCGGGTGAAGCTTCCAAGCCCCGGCCCGAGTTGAGCAGCCTTTGTGAGCATCTCCCGGCGGGAGCCTTGTTTCTATTCTGCGAACCCGAAAGCCTGGCTGAACATGCCGCGCTGTACCGGGACCAGCTGCCGGGAGATGATCCGTTTCTCTTTCCTTGGGATCAGCTGGAGGCCGAGCTGGATCGCCGGAGTGTTTGCCGGGTCGAGCTGAGGGACCAAGCTGAGAGCGAGCTCGAGAGCGGAGTCGGAGCGGGTGCCGAGGCCGGGCCCGAGTTTCAAAGCCTCGAAGCGTTCCGGCCGATCACCAACTCGCTCCCCGAGGCACCTGTCGCCGAGGCCCAGAGGAAAGAGTTCTTCAACCAATTGCATCGCTGGCTGCGGCAAGGTTACCAGGTTCATGTTTTTTGCAACAATGCCGGCGAGCGGCAACGTTTCGAGGAAATCTGGCAGGACTACGGATTTGATGAGGGGTCCCCGTCGAAGAAGCCGGCTCGGCCCGAGATTCATCTTGGCAGCTTGGCGCGCGGGTTTCTCCTGACCGAAGCATCGACGGTCGTCGTGACCGATGCCGAGATTTTTGGCCGTTACAAGGTCCAGCGGCCGCGCCGGCTTAAGTCTCCCCACGCCGCCGCTACCCGATCCGCCCTCGATATCGACTTCACGGAGTTCGAGGAAGGCGATTACGTGGTTCATGTGCAATACGGCATCGGCCGCTATCAAGGCCTGAAGCGAATTGGCGACGGTCGGGGCCACCGCCAATCCAACCCCGCCGAATCGACCGGGGACGAGTGCTTGGTGATCGAGTACGCTCCGCCCGATGACGGTCAGCCAGCTCCCAAGCTCTATGTGCCCGTGAGCGAAGCCCATCTGGTGAGTAAGTATGTGGGCACCGGCAAGGCCAGGCCTCCGCTGAACACCATCGGAGGCACTCGGTGGGCCAAAGCCAAGGCCCAGGCGGAAGATGCGGTGCGAGATCTCGCCGCGGAGTTGCTCTCCCTCCAGGCGGCGCGTGAGACTCAGACCGGGCATGCCTTCCCGGAGGACAACACGTGGCAACGAGAGTTCGAAGGATCGTTTCTCTACGAGGAAACCATCGATCAGATGAAGGCGATCCGCGATGCCAAACGGGACATGGAATTGCCCAAGCCCATGGACCGACTGATTTGTGGAGACGTTGGCTACGGTAAAACCGAGGTGGCCATTCGCGCGGCGTTCAAGGCGGTCATGGGCGGTAAGCAAGTAGCTGTGCTGGTTCCCACGACAGTCCTGGCTCAACAACACTACAACACCTTTCGGGAACGCATGGCCGATTATCCGGTTCGCGTGGAGCTGCTCTCGCGGTTTCGTCGCCCGAAGGAGATTCGGCACGTGATCGAACAGTTGGCGGTGGGGGGCGTTGATATCGTGATCGGCACCCATCGACTGGTTCAAAAGGACATTCAGTTCAAGGAGCTGGGCCTGGTGGTGATCGACGAGGAGCAGCGCTTTGGCGTGATGCACAAGGAGCGCTTCAAGCTTCTGCGTCGGCTGGTCGATGTTCTGACGCTGAGCGCGACGCCGATCCCGCGCACCTTGTACCTCGCACTCACGGGCGCGCGGGACATGAGCACGATCGAAACTCCGCCCCAGGATCGGCTTCCGGTGGAGACGGTCGTGTGCCAGTACGACGAGCGAGTCGTGCGGGACGCCATCCAGCGGGAGATCAATCGGCAGGGTCAGGTCTTCTACCTCCACAACCGGGTGTTCGACATCGAAGCCGTTGGGACCCGGCTCAAAACCCTGGTCCCGCATGCCCGGATCCTGGTCGGTCATGGTCAGATGGACCCGGACGACCTCGAAAAGGTAATGACCGCCTTTGTGAATGGGGAGGCCGATGTCCTGTTGTCGACCACGATTATCGAGAGCGGCATCGACATTCCCAATGCCAATACCATCATCATTGATCGAGCCGATCGGTTCGGTCTCAGCGATCTTTACCAGCTCCGCGGCCGGGTTGGTCGCTACAAGCATCAAGCCTACGCCTATCTGCTGTTGCCTCGTCACGCCGGCCTGCTCACGGACGCGCGCAAGCGCATCAGCGCGATCAAGCAATACTCTTCCCTGGGGAGCGGGTTTAAGATTGCGATGCGCGACCTGGAGATTCGCGGGGCGGGGAATCTTCTGGGACCGCAACAAAGCGGACACATCACCGCCGTGGGTTTCGAGCTGTACTGCCAGTTGCTGAAACAGAGCGTGTCCGCCTTGAAAGGGGAGAAGGTGCGGCCGCGCGTGGAGGTGCAAATCCGACTCGATTTTCTGGCCATGAACCCCGCCGAGGAGCGGGAGGCGGCTGCCACCGAAACCAAGCCGAGGGCGGGATCGAAGAAGAAGATCGAGATCTCCGTGCCGCGCGAAGTGGGAACCTACTATTCGGACGAGACGGTTCCCGACCCGGATCGAGATAAAGCGTCGGAACCCGAGCCACGCAGCCCCGCCTACATCCCGATGCAGTATATCTCCGACTCCAAGCAGCGGATTGAGGTGTATCGCAAGCTAGCCCAAGTCGTGGATTCGTCCGGGCTGAACCGGCTGAATCAGGAACTCCGCGATCGATTCGGTCCCTGGCCGGAAGCGGTTCAGTTGTTGTTTCAGGTCCAGGAACTCAAGATGCTCGCCGCCGACAAGGACTTGACCAGCATCGAAACCAAGTCGGGAAAGCTGATGCTCAAGCGGCGTGGCGACTATGTGTTGCTGGGGGGGATGTTCCCACGCCTGATCAAGAAGACCGCGGACGCCCGGCTTAAGGAGATTAAGAAGCTCCTGCTGACGTGCTGA
- a CDS encoding metal ABC transporter permease has translation MRACLRLTAMGRWGLVVALLWITQDAAWAARIGDLTPLSVWDQAVRFFSFQDPAVRYALFGSILLGLCCGLLGSFLVVRKLSLVGDALSHAVLPGVALGFLWNLNKDPWAIFIGAVAAGLLGTVVVSLIQQTTKLKEDTALGLVLAVFFAVGMCLTSMIQRLPTGNKSGLDKFLFGQAAALGARDITLMFWITLITVCVIVAFYKEFLVTSFDPGFAQASGFPARAIHYTLMLLLAFAVVIALQAVGVVLVSAMLITPAAAAYLLTDRMHRMLLLSAIFGMGAGSFGAFLSFLGNNLPTGPLMVLGASLVFTLAFLFGPKHGLVAKVWRHQSRASRIQRENTLKSIYHVLEGRDFQGGEGVSLRELAERRRETVEEARAQARALRRHHLATLHEEGNIIFVTPEGWQMACAIVRNHRLWELYLTHAAQIPADHVHEDAEKIEHVLGEETVRELERRLEYATVDPHGRRIPTLADLQRGSAGRTRSGRSPGYG, from the coding sequence ATGAGAGCGTGCCTTCGTTTGACGGCGATGGGCCGGTGGGGGTTGGTGGTGGCTCTGCTGTGGATCACCCAGGACGCCGCTTGGGCGGCTCGAATCGGAGATCTTACCCCGCTCAGCGTTTGGGACCAGGCGGTCCGATTCTTCAGTTTTCAAGATCCAGCGGTGCGCTATGCCTTGTTTGGATCGATCCTGCTCGGGCTCTGTTGCGGGCTGCTGGGAAGTTTTCTCGTGGTGCGCAAGCTCAGCTTGGTGGGGGATGCGCTTTCCCACGCGGTTCTTCCCGGCGTCGCGCTGGGGTTCCTGTGGAATTTGAACAAGGACCCCTGGGCCATCTTTATCGGCGCGGTGGCCGCCGGCCTGCTCGGCACGGTCGTGGTGAGCCTGATCCAACAGACCACCAAGCTGAAGGAAGATACGGCTTTGGGACTGGTGTTGGCGGTGTTTTTCGCGGTGGGAATGTGCCTCACCTCCATGATTCAGCGTCTGCCTACCGGCAACAAGAGTGGCCTGGATAAGTTTCTGTTCGGTCAAGCCGCCGCCCTGGGCGCGCGGGACATCACGCTGATGTTCTGGATCACGCTGATCACGGTTTGTGTCATCGTGGCATTCTACAAAGAGTTCCTCGTCACCAGCTTCGACCCCGGCTTTGCCCAGGCGTCGGGATTTCCCGCCCGCGCGATTCATTACACCCTGATGCTGCTGCTGGCCTTCGCCGTTGTGATCGCGCTCCAGGCGGTCGGAGTGGTGCTCGTCTCGGCCATGCTCATCACTCCGGCCGCCGCCGCTTACCTGCTCACCGACCGGATGCATCGCATGCTGCTGCTGTCCGCCATCTTTGGGATGGGGGCCGGCAGCTTTGGAGCTTTCCTGTCCTTTCTCGGAAACAATCTGCCCACGGGGCCGCTGATGGTGCTGGGAGCCTCGTTGGTGTTTACCCTGGCCTTCCTCTTTGGTCCGAAACATGGCCTGGTGGCCAAGGTGTGGAGGCATCAGTCCCGCGCCAGCCGCATCCAGAGGGAAAACACTCTCAAATCGATTTATCACGTGCTGGAGGGGCGGGACTTTCAGGGTGGGGAGGGAGTCTCGCTGCGGGAGCTGGCCGAACGTCGTCGCGAGACGGTTGAGGAAGCGCGTGCTCAAGCACGAGCCCTGCGGCGGCATCATCTGGCGACCTTGCATGAGGAGGGCAACATCATCTTTGTGACCCCCGAGGGGTGGCAGATGGCCTGTGCGATCGTCCGCAACCATCGGCTCTGGGAGCTTTATCTGACGCATGCGGCCCAGATCCCGGCGGATCATGTCCATGAAGACGCGGAGAAGATCGAGCATGTGCTCGGTGAAGAGACAGTCCGCGAGCTGGAGCGAAGGCTGGAGTATGCGACGGTGGATCCGCATGGCCGACGGATTCCCACCCTGGCGGATCTGCAGCGGGGCAGCGCCGGGCGCACCCGATCTGGACGTTCACCCGGTTACGGATAA
- a CDS encoding metal ABC transporter permease, giving the protein MNTLIPEFHWYSVLVEPWTSAFPSTIAVVLMGFFAATACGLLGVFLILRRMALVGDAMSHSVLPGLVGGFLLAGTRSTWAMFAGALVAAMVTTLIIEFIHEKSRVKQDAAIGITFSTLFAVGVILITLFADKVDLDQDCVLYGDMTHVGIAEPVSLAGLALAPPAVIRMGVVAGLTALGIGLFYRALLVSSFDPGLSVSLGINTRRVHHALMIGLSIVVVSAFEAAGAILVIAMLIVPGATLLLLTHSLPRVLWGTVIHAALSTLLGFHLAMWLECSVAAAMVVAGGGLFLLAWLASPTSGLITRWAQRRANTRAGSEGAALNSLSPEPGDQGSQS; this is encoded by the coding sequence ATGAACACCCTCATTCCTGAATTTCACTGGTATAGCGTCCTGGTGGAACCCTGGACATCCGCCTTTCCATCCACCATCGCGGTGGTGCTGATGGGCTTCTTTGCCGCCACCGCCTGCGGCCTTCTGGGGGTTTTTCTGATCTTGCGTCGCATGGCCTTGGTGGGCGATGCGATGAGCCACAGCGTGCTTCCGGGCTTGGTGGGAGGCTTCCTCCTCGCCGGGACCCGCAGCACCTGGGCCATGTTTGCTGGAGCCCTGGTGGCGGCGATGGTTACCACCCTGATCATTGAATTCATTCACGAGAAGTCGCGGGTCAAACAGGACGCCGCCATCGGAATCACCTTTTCCACCCTCTTCGCCGTGGGGGTCATTCTCATCACGTTGTTCGCCGACAAGGTGGATCTGGACCAGGACTGCGTGCTCTACGGGGACATGACCCATGTGGGGATTGCGGAGCCGGTCAGTCTGGCCGGCTTAGCGCTGGCTCCGCCGGCCGTCATCCGAATGGGCGTGGTGGCCGGGCTGACGGCGCTCGGCATCGGCTTGTTTTATCGGGCGCTGCTGGTCAGCTCCTTTGATCCCGGGCTCTCGGTGTCTCTGGGCATCAACACGCGTCGGGTGCACCATGCGCTGATGATCGGGTTGTCGATCGTGGTGGTCAGCGCGTTCGAAGCCGCGGGCGCCATTCTGGTGATCGCGATGCTTATCGTGCCAGGTGCCACGCTGCTGCTCCTGACCCACAGCCTGCCGCGGGTGTTGTGGGGCACGGTGATCCATGCCGCCCTGAGCACCCTGCTGGGATTCCATCTGGCCATGTGGCTGGAGTGTTCGGTGGCCGCTGCGATGGTGGTGGCGGGCGGAGGTCTCTTTCTGCTGGCCTGGCTGGCCAGCCCAACTTCCGGCTTGATCACCCGCTGGGCGCAGCGGCGAGCCAACACGCGTGCCGGCTCTGAGGGAGCGGCCCTCAACTCACTATCTCCAGAACCAGGAGATCAGGGGAGCCAAAGCTAG
- a CDS encoding DUF554 family protein: protein MEIVGTIINGVGILAGGIAGLSMRGTLSAGRQETCKTVLGLATIGAGLHLTWTHLNGGFWSVLKQFTIVMIAMSLGRLVGRLLRLQRGSNRLGQLASETMEKVSRTRTFSFGDGFIACTILFCVAPLSILGAVEEALTASWWSYLIKAGVDALAAMAFVGIFGRGVLLVIVPVVAWQGSLTLGLRVLQPWLLQQGLVDSVLATTGLLLFSVALLIFQVRKVAVADYLPSLALAPLISWFWR, encoded by the coding sequence ATGGAGATCGTCGGAACCATTATCAACGGAGTGGGCATACTCGCCGGCGGCATCGCCGGCCTGTCGATGCGCGGCACACTCTCCGCCGGGAGGCAGGAGACCTGCAAAACCGTGCTGGGGTTGGCAACCATCGGAGCAGGCCTTCATCTAACCTGGACTCACCTCAACGGCGGCTTCTGGAGCGTGCTGAAACAATTCACCATCGTCATGATCGCCATGAGTTTGGGCCGCCTGGTGGGCCGCCTGCTTAGGCTGCAGCGCGGTTCGAATCGACTCGGCCAGTTGGCCAGCGAAACGATGGAGAAAGTCTCCCGCACGCGAACGTTTTCATTCGGCGATGGTTTTATCGCCTGCACAATCCTGTTCTGCGTCGCACCCCTGTCCATCCTCGGCGCCGTTGAGGAAGCGCTGACCGCGAGCTGGTGGAGCTACCTGATCAAGGCGGGGGTCGACGCGCTGGCGGCAATGGCCTTTGTCGGGATTTTTGGCCGCGGCGTGCTGCTGGTTATTGTGCCAGTCGTCGCCTGGCAAGGTTCGCTCACACTCGGGCTTCGGGTTCTCCAACCTTGGCTCCTGCAGCAGGGCCTGGTGGACTCCGTTCTAGCCACAACCGGATTGCTGCTCTTCTCAGTCGCCCTGCTCATCTTCCAGGTGCGCAAAGTGGCGGTGGCGGATTATCTCCCCAGCCTAGCTTTGGCTCCCCTGATCTCCTGGTTCTGGAGATAG